The genomic region AAAGCCTACCCCTACACCCTCAGCGTGCCCGACGACTGGCAAAGCAAAAAAGTCGCGGGCGTAGACGTGGCCCTCGCCGCGCCGAGCAGCGGCGGCAGCGTGCCCGCCAGCTTCAATGTCACCGTGACCAAATCGGCCACCTCGCTCAAAGTCACGCTGGCCGACGTGCGGGCTTTGGCCCTTCAGCAAGCCGGTGAAACAGTCAAAAACCTTCAAATGCTCAGCGACGCCGACGTCAAAGTCAGCGGCTTGCCGGGCCACCTGCTCAACTATGTCGGCAGCCAGCAAAACGTGTCGATGCACTGGGTTCAGGTGTTTACCATCAAAAACAACCTGACCTATATTCTGACGTTCGCCGCGCCGCAGGCCAACTTCGACGCCGACAAATTGATTGCCAACACCATGCTTAACAGCTTCAAGATCAACTGAAGGCTGGGCGCGTGAGGAGGCCAGTGCTCTGAGCGCAGCAGGCCCAACGCGCCGAGCGTTCAGAAGGCTTTAGGTGTGTCTCACGCTGGCTAAGCGCCGGCGTCTTACCGTTGGAAAGGAAGAACCCATACCATTTTCTGCCGCCCGCTTCTCGGCGTGGTGCAGGCAGTCAGGGGAAGTGGGTAAGGAGGCACCATCATGGCTTTTGATCTCAACAGCTTGACCAATCTATTCGGCGGCAACCAAGACCCCCAGGCCCAGCAAATGCACCAGCGCATGTCGCAGGCGGCTGACCCCCGCGACACCAACGGCGACGGCGTTGTCAGCCCTGAAGAAGCCGCCGCTTACGTCCACAGCTACTTGCAGCAGGCCAGCCCCGAAGAGCGCAGCCAGGTGCTGGGCGGCTACTTCCAGAACATGCCGCAGGAGCAGCGCCAGCAAATTGGCAACGCCATCGTCCAAGACCCCAACAACCCCGTGCAGAGCGTCAATGCCAATGATCCGGCTGAACTTGCCAACGCGTATAGCCAAGCTGCGCAGGCCCCGGTACAAAATGGCAAAAGCCCGTTGGAGTCGGCGTTCGGACAAGGCGGAATGCTCAGCAGCCCCCTC from Deinococcus detaillensis harbors:
- a CDS encoding DcrB-related protein; the encoded protein is MKRPTVLLLALLLGSSQAATFKSKAYPYTLSVPDDWQSKKVAGVDVALAAPSSGGSVPASFNVTVTKSATSLKVTLADVRALALQQAGETVKNLQMLSDADVKVSGLPGHLLNYVGSQQNVSMHWVQVFTIKNNLTYILTFAAPQANFDADKLIANTMLNSFKIN